A stretch of Henckelia pumila isolate YLH828 chromosome 4, ASM3356847v2, whole genome shotgun sequence DNA encodes these proteins:
- the LOC140861908 gene encoding uncharacterized protein: METQIGQLENALKDQNRGQFPSNTEVNLKEQCKAITLRSGKELGSEGREEESEKPKEAEKNSEVEEIIVEENKSSVEEKPMFKPTLPYPRRFKKKALDEQFSKFLEIFKKIHINIPFVDALEQMPNYSKFIKDVMSKKRRLQENEVVNLTKECSAIIQKKLPQKLKDPRSFTLPCFIGERCLVGDKYAEKEEDFELCEQEAFLNGAPIEKVVNPKKEEELENRAKEVVKNEVLKLLNAGVIYAISDSSWVTPVQVVPNKGGITVLKNENNELISTHIVTGWRVCIDYRKLNKATRYNQISIAPDDQEKTTFTCPCGTFAFRMMPFGLCNALATFQRCMMRCQEKNLVLNWKKCHFMVQEGIVLGHKVSSHGLEVDRAKVVAIEKLPPPKNIKGIRSFLGHAFEKIKTTLITAPIMIVPDWKDPFDLMCDASDYAVGAVLGQRRDKIF, translated from the exons ATGGAGACTCAAATTGGACAATTGGAGAATGCGTTGAAGGACCAGAATAGAGGCCAATTTCCTAGCAATACAGAGGTTAACCTGAAAGAGCAGTGCAAGGCTATCACTTTGCGGAGTGGAAAGGAATTAGGGTCTGAAGGAAGAGAAGAAGAGAGTGAGAAGCCGAAGGAAGCTGAGAAGAATTCTGAGGTTGAAGAGATTATTGTTGAGGAAAATAAGAGTAGTGTTGAGGAAAAACCAATGTTTAAACCCACTCTTCCATATCCGCGGAGGTTTAAGAAGAAGGCTTTGGATGAGCAATTCTCGAAGTTTctagaaattttcaagaaaatacacatcaatattcctTTTGTTGATGCCTTGGAGCAGATGCCGAATTATTCCAAGTTTATCAAAGATGTGATGTCCAAAAAGAGAAGGTTGCAAGAGAATGAGGTGGTGAATTTAACTAAAGAGTGCAGTGCTATTATACAGAAGaagttgccacaaaagcttaaggatccaagGAGTTTTACTCttccttgttttattggtg AGAGATGCTTGGTTGGAGACAAGTATGCTGAGAAAGAAGAGGACTTTGAGCTTTGTGAACAAGAAGCATTTCTTAATGGTGCTCCAATTGAAAAGGTAGTGAATCCAAAGAAAGAAGAGGAGTTGGAAAATAGGGCGAAAGAG GTCGTAAAAAATGaagttttgaagttgttgaatgcTGGTGTAATTTACGCTATTTCTGATAGTAGTTGGGTTACTCCTGTCCAAGTTGTGCCTAATAAAGGTGGAATCACTGTGCTCAAGAAtgaaaataatgagttaatTTCCACACACATAGTAACTGGTTGGCGAGTCTGTATAGACTATAGGAAGTTGAACAAGGCTACTC gtTATAATCAAATTTCTATAGCGCCAGATGATCAGGAGAAGACAACTTTTACGTGTCCCTGTGGCACGTTTGCTTTTAGAATGATGCCTTTTGGTCTTTGTAATGCACTGgctacttttcagcggtgtatgatg AGATGTCAAGAAAAGAATTTAGTGCTTAATTGGAAAAAGTGTCACTTTATGGTCCAAGAaggcattgtccttggacataaagtgtcgTCACATGGATTGGAGGTGGATAGAGCCAAAGTTGTTGCGATTGAGAAGCTTCCACCACCaaagaatatcaagggcatTCGGAGTTTCTTAGGCCAT gcctttgagaaGATAAAGACGACATTGATCACAGCGCCTATCATGATTGTTCCGGATTGGAAGGATCCTTTTGATCTAATGTGTGACGCTAGTGATTATGCGGTGGGAGCTGTTTTGGGGCAAAGAAGAGATAAAATTTTTTGA